TATTATGCATTTATGGGTAAAGGTGGAGGTCATTGTAGCCCTCAACGCTAATATCAGGCAAGCCGCTGACGATCTCCAACACAACAACATGGTATTATATAGACTTCAGCTAAAACGAGTATCGTTATATACGCTATTACAAGGGAGCTAAAAATGAGTGTACCTTTCAATAACACACGGATAGAAGTAAGGAAGGGCGATCTTACGAAGGAATCCGTTGACGCTATTGTAAATGCTGCCAATAAGACGCTTCTCGGCGGCGGCGGTGTGGATGGAGCCATTAATCGCGCCGGCGGCCTAGCCATCCTTGAGGCGTGCCGCAAATTAAAAGGTTGTTCCACGGGAGATGCCAAAATTACCACCGGCGGTACGCTATCCGCCAAGTACGTAATTCATACTGTCGGCCCCATCTATGAAGATGGAAAGCATGATGAAGCACTTTTACTGGCATCCTGTTACCGGCGTTCTCTTGAGGTGGCTTTGGAATATAATGTCAAAAGTATCGCTTTCCCTGCCATTAGCTGCGGTGTATACGGGTACCCCCATAAAGATGCTGCTTTAATTGCCATGCATGCTGTGAGAGACTTTTTGGACAAGCATGAGGGCATCAATCTAATCCGCTTTATCTTGTTCAGCCAAGACCTGTACACCCTCTTCGATGATGCGCTCAAAGAGGTTTTTAAAGAATCTTTTTAGTAAAGAATAACATTCGCTTGAACCATTTCAGGGTTGAGGGGTACTATAACCTAATATTTCCCCGAGTATCAAAATCCCACATTTAAAATAAAAGGAGGCTTATGTTCTCTAATTCTGCTCTGCATCGCTATTTACACAATCAGAGTGTAGACAGTGTTGACCCCACATTCTTGGCGTATTTGGCTAATTTGTCGGTTGTTGCATCGGATAACCCTGAAGTGGCTGCGGCCATCGTACAGGAGCTTGAAGATCAACGCCGTTATTTAAAATTAATAGCCAGTGAAAATTATTGTTCACCTGCAACCCAATTGGCTATGGGAAATCTGCTGACCGACAAGTATGCGGAAGGTGTTCCTTTTCAACGCTTTTATGAAGGCTGCGACAATGTCGATTATATCGAAGATTTAGCGAGTAAAGAGGCGTGTACTCTCTTCGGCGCAGAACATGCCTACGTACAACCCCATAGCGGTGCCGATGCCAATATGGTTGCTTTTTGGGCTATCTTAACAGCCCGCGTAGAAGTGCCTTCTTTAGAAAAGTTGGGCATTACCAATCCTGCAGCCTTATCCAACGAAGACTGGAACAAGGTCAGGGATGCCATCAATAACCAACGCTTATTAGGCATGGATTATTATTCCGGTGGACACTTAACCCACGGTTACCGACGCAATTTGTCCGGGAAGATGTTTGAATCTTTCTCTTACACCGTAAACCGTGAAACGGGATGGTTGGATTATGACGAGATAGAGGCGATGGCACTGGAATTACGTCCCTTGATTCTCTTGGCAGGATACAGCGCCTATCCGCGCCGCATTAACTTCAAACGTATGCGCGAAATCGCAGATAAAGTGAATGCTGTCTTTATGGTTGATATGGCGCACTTTGCCGGCTTGGTTGCCGGAGGTGTTTTCCAAGGAGAAGAAAATCCCGTTCCCTATGCCCACATTGTTACGTCAACAACCCATAAGACGCTGCGCGGCCCACGGAGCGGTTTCATACTTTGTCAAAAGGAATTCGCTGAGTATGTGGACAAAGGATGTCCTCTTGTGCTCGGCGGTCCCTTGCCTCATGTACTGGCGGCCAAAGCAGTTGCTTTTAGAGAAGCCAACAGACCTGAATACAAACAGTATGCGCAACGTGTTGTTGAGAATAGCCGCGCCTTGGCGAAAGCATTGACCGACAGAAACTTTACCCTTGCAACAGGCGGCACGGATAATCACCTCTTACTCATTGACGTAGCGGCAAGTTGTGGATTGACCGGCGCACAAGCGGCTGCTGCCATTCGAGCCTGCGGCATCACCTTAAACTTTAATTCCCTTCCCTTCGACGCAAACGGACCGCTCATCACCAGTGGACTGAGACTGGGAACAGCGGCAATTACCACCTTGGGTATGACGCCGGCGGAAATGGAAGAGATCGCTGCCCTGATCCGCAAAATTTTGGATCACACGAAACCCGCCTTGTTAAAAACCGGAAACAACGCAGGAAAACCGAGTAAGCGGATGTTTGAGCTGGATCAACACATTCAACAAGAGGTATTGGATCAAGTCAAGCAATTACTGGATCGTTTCCCGGTCTATCCCATGCTTAATCTCGCTGTATTAAAAGAATATTTTCCGGCCCCTGAAAAAGAATAGTGGTATACTCTATGTAATGCGTTTGTAGGCATCGTTTAAAATCGGCAGTGAAGCCTTTATTTCTCGCACACATAACGTATACAAACTTGTGTGTTAGCAAGCAATCATAAGAAGGAATAGCCATGTCCATTATTGTAATCGTAGGTGCTTCCAAGAACAGGAAAAAATTTGGGAACAAAGCAGTGCGTGCTTTTCTTCAAGGCGGCTGGACAGTCTATCCGGTGAATCCCACTGAAGCGGAAATTGAAGGCGTAAAAAGCTACAGTTCCATTGATGATGTGCCCGAACCGGTGGATCGTGTTACCTTGTATGTCGCGCCTGAAGTGGGCATCAAACTGTTGGAACAAATCGCCGCCAAAAAACCGACTGAGTTTTTTCTTAACCCGGGCTCTGAAAGTCCCGCGTTAATTGAGGCCGCGGAAAAGCTCGGCTTAGAACCCATATTGGCCTGCAGTGTTGTTAATATTGGTCTGCGGCCGGAAATGTTCTCAGACGAATAAAAGGCTTGTTTATTTTGTGATTGATAGGGCAGGCTAAGAATAGGGTGCTATCAATACCGGGAGTTGCTGCATTCTCTTGGAGGGAGTTGATCTAATGCATATTGACGCTGCTGCTTTGTCGCATATAGGGCGCAAAAAAGCAAAGAATGAAGATAGTTATGGAATGTTTGATAATAGCTTTCCCGGGATAAAGCTGTTTCATCAAGGAATGTTACTCACCGTTGCCGACGGTCTCGGAGGGCACACCGGGGGAGAAATTGCGTCAAAACTGGCCGTGTCAATCATGACGGATGTTTTAAAAGAAGGGCCCGTTGCGGAAAAAGATCGCGCCTCTGAAAGAGAAGACAGTTTTTTTCTTGACGCGATTTCAGCGGCCATGAAACGGGCCAACATCAGTATTTGGCAGACGAACAGGGAATTAATCAAAAGTAAGCGCCCCATGGGAACCACGCAATGTGCGGCGATTATACGACCGAACTATGTCTATTTAGGAAATGTGGGTGATTCGCGGGGATACTTGTTTCGGAACGGCTCCTTCATCGCACAAACAGAAGATCACAGCTGGGTAGATGAACAGGTAAAACAAGGATTGATGACGCTGGCGGCGGCAGAAGCGGATCGTCGTAAAAATTTGGTCACCCGCTGCATAGGTACCCATGAATCCATAGAAGTTGATACCTACCAATGGGGAATCAAAACGGGAGATCAGCTACTGCTCTGCACCGATGGGCTGACCAATATGGTTTCAGAAGATCTCATCGCCGACATTTTAAGCCGTCCCCTGACGTCAAAAGACAAAGTCAATTTATTGATTGACAAAGCCAATGAAAATGGGGGTAAAGATAACATTACCGCTATCTTGGCCTGGATTAATCCCGATCCCGGCGCGTTACGCCGAATGCGTATGAAAGCTTGGTTACGCAAGCGCCAGCAAAAAATAAAAATAGCGGTCTTGTTTATACTCAACGCCATACTGTTCTTTCTTCTGGGATACATCACCGGCTACCTTGTCAAAGGCTGAGCTTTGCGCCCGTGGCGTGCAGCCTTAAGTCAGTCGCTTGCAGCAACTGCCCTTCCCTTAAAAAAACTATCCGGTTATGTTGACAAAAACAAAAATAACCGTGTTTTTACAGCAATCCGGTAACCGCTTTTGAACCCACATCGCGTCAGCTATACCTTCAAATTCACAGACCTAATTTCGTTTTGGAAAAGTTGTTATTGCTAAGCATGCTTGGTATAATTTCAAAAGTCTGATACAAATTGTTTTTTTGCAATTCCCTGGAGTGGAGGACATATTGCGAGTACCCAGCTTATTAAGATGGGGAAGATTAAGACTGGTCAAAAGATATCTTGATCTAAACAACAAAAAATGGAGGAATGTTTCATGTTGTTTAAACATGCCGTGGCAAGTGTAGTGAGTCTCAAGCAAAACAATTTTTGGAAAAGCGTATTCAGTCTTTTAATATTTTGTTCCGTGTTTGGTTTTGTCTCGTATAGCGCCGTAGCCGAACTCACCCAAGTTTCCGTTGGCGGTGAGATACGTATTCGCGGGCGTTGGTACATGAATACCTGGGAAGATGAGAGACCGCTTCCCAATAGAATCAAAGCGAACTATCTGCCGTGGCGTCCCATAGGTCCATCGGGAACCATATCTCAATTTAAATGGGACAGCAGCGGCCGTAATTGGACCCGTTTAGAATCTTCCGTCAAGTTAAATGTAAAAGCTGATTTCACAAACAATGTCAGCGCTTTTATTGAACTCTATGACTGGTACGTTTTTGGAGAAAGTTTCCGCTCCAATTATCTGCTCGGCTCGGATAAACGGGCTGATGGACTTGATCAGGTTCAATTACATCAGGCGTATATAGAACTGCGCGAAATATTCGATACACCGGTCAGCTTACGTGTCGGCCGTCAAGAACTGCTTTTTGGTTCTGGATGGCTGTTGTCGAATATGTTAACGCCTTCCCAGTATCTGTTCCACGATGCCGTACGTCTCACCTACAACGATGCCAATTTTACGGTCGATGCGTTCATGGCGAAACAAAACGACAGTCTCCGTTTCTTTGATGAGCAAATTAACCTCTATGGTCTTTACGGCACCTATAAAGGTTTTGAGCCCCTCACCATGTCTGCCTACTGGCTCTATGTTCACGACAACACCGATATTGAATCAAGAGAACTGACATCGTGGGGCAATTGGGTGAATTCCAGATTGGGAAGACATTTTGGCTCTACCAACCTCCATACAGTAGGTACCCATCTTTTTGGAAAACATGCAGGATTTGATTATAACGTAGAAGTGGCATATCAATTCGGCGACGCCGATCATATCGGCGCTATGTTCGATAATGGCGGCTTCTTCAATGGAGATACAGGCGCGAAATATGACAATTGGGGCATGGAAGCCATCCTCGGCTACACCTTCACGGATGTAAGCTGGAAACCGAGATTATTCATACAGGGCGTTTATTTCCAAGGCGAAGATAACCGAAGCATCTCGTTTTGGGACTGGATGAATCCCTTCTACAAACCCCAAGCGAGCGTCTCTTTTAATCGGTTGTTCAGTGAAAAGAACTATGCGCCTACCATCAATGACAATAGCTTGCTGTCCAACTTCATTCAAGCGACAGCGGGTGTGGAAGTGCAGCCCACAGAAAAGGTACGCCTCCATCTGCATGTTGCCAAAAACTGGGCAGATGAAGCCTTTGATCCTCCCAAATCCATTAAGGTGGCAGGTCGTCGCGTTTACGTAGCGCCCGGATTGAGTTTCTGGACGGATAAAGGCAGCGATGATCTTGGCTGGGAAATTGCGGCGTGGGCGCGCTATGAATATTCTCAGGATTTGAGTTTCCTGCTCTACGGAAACGTGTTGTTTCCCGGAGATGGCTTAACACGCGGCAGTTTTCTACACTTCTTTGGCACTCAATTTAGTGGTGGAACCAGTGATGATACCGCCGGATATCTGTTTTGGATGGCGACCCTCAAATTCTAAATGCTTCGTTTAGACCCAAATAAAAGAGCGGCGCTTTAAGGGGCTGCAAAGCCTCATTCAGCGGTAAATATATTCGAAAATATCCTGAGATCGACGGAAGTGATGAAAGGTACTGCCCAGCAAAGTCCTTGATATATCTAGGCTTAGCCCAATAAAATGTGTTTTTTATAGGCGACTGGTGTTTGTACCTATAAAACGGGCATAATAGAACGGTTAGTTTTCCTATCACCGCGTTCAAGCAGTGATATACGAGTTGTTTATTCCATCTTTAATATCAAGAAAGGAGATTTTTATGGCAACCGGTTATCATGAGCCAACAGAAGAACTCTCTGTGAATGCACGCAATATGCATCGGGCACTGACCAGTTTAATCGAGGAGCTGGAGGCCGTTGATTGGTACAATCAGCGCGCAGACGTAACAGATGATGCAGCATTGAAGGCAATTTTGATTCACAACCGAGATGAAGAAATCGAACATGCCGCCATGACCTTGGAGTGGATCCGTCGTCAAATGCCGGAATTCGATGAAGAACTTAAAACCTATTTGTTTACCTCCGGCGAAATCACTGAATTGGAAGAAGATGCCATGGGTGGTAATGGCGAAGGTTCCTCTACGAAAAAGACCGGTCTTGGTATCGGATCGCTTAGGAAAGGACGTTAATCATGACTAATTCTTTAAAACGATTTTCCGCTCCCATTTCTGATTCTGTTTGGGATGAAATTGATGACAATGCGGCAGATATTCTCCGGTCTCGGCTGTCAGCCAGAACTGTGGTAGATTTTAACGGTCCCTTGGGCTGGGATGTCGATTCCATCGGCTTGGGCCGCACGAATATTGTTGATAATGGCGGTTCCGATAAACCGAGTTGGGGAACACGTCAATCCCTGCCTCTTGTTGAACTGCGTCAGCCCTTTATCTTAAGCCTAAGCGAACTTGAAAACTTAGAGCGCGGCGCGAAAGATGTCGACCTTGACGCCTTGGAAGCGGCCGCGAAAGCGATGGCAGCATTTGAAGAAAATATCGTGTACAAAGGTCTCGCCCAAGCCGGTATCGAAGGAATGCTCAGTGGCGCTGATACAGAAGCCATTGTTACCGAAGCCCAGCCTGCAGCCATGGTTGATGCTGTTGCAGCAGCCATTACGCAATTGAGAGAAAACAACATCGGCGGCCCCTATGCCTTGGTCGGTGGTTCAAAAGCTTTCGATATCTTGAGCCGTATTATCCAAGGTGGCGGCACCGTTTATCGCATAGTCGAACAGATGACGGGAAGCACTCCGGAGTGGAGTCCTGTGATTGACGGCGCGGCTGTTGTTTCCCTTCGCGGCGGTGATTATGAACTCACTGTCGGCCAAGATCTGTCGGTGGGCTACACCGGTCATGATAGCGATAACATTTCGCTTTACCTGGTAGAAACCTTGACGTTCCGCGTTCTTGAGCCTCGTGCAACCGTGGAAATAAAATTCAAATAATTGTTCTGAGCTATTAAGAGTCCATCCACTCTCTATCAACGAAAAGGATTTTTGATTTATGCGAGAATACGCCATTTTATTGGATGCAAAAAAAATGCCGGACGCTTGGTACAATGTGTTGCCGGATCTGCCTACACCGGCTGCGCCTGTATTGCATCCAGTAACGCAACAACCTGTTTCTCCGGATGACTTGGCTCCGATCTTCCCGTTGGGACTCATTGAACAAGAAATGAGTCCGCAGCGTCATATCTCTATTCCCGGCGAGGTGATGGATCGTTACCTCATGTATCGGCCCACACCTTTACGACGTGCCTATCGCCTTGAAGAAGCCTTGGATACGCCGGCAAAGATCTATTATAAGAATGAGAGTGTCACGCCGTCAGTAAGCCATAAAATCAATACCTCAATTCCCCAAGCCTATTACAATCTTGTTGAAGGCGTTCAATCCCTCAGCACCGAAACAGGCGCAGGACAATGGGGTACTGCCCTTTCCATTGCTTGTTCAATGTTTGACATGGAATGTAAAGTGTACATGGTTCGGGTCAGCTTCGAACAGAAACCTTATCGCAAAGGATTTATGGAATCTTTTGGCGCTACCGTTATTTCCAGCCCCAGCGATACTACCGAAATCGGAAAGAAAATACGCGCGCATAATCCCGATACAACGGGCAGTCTCGGCATGGCCATCTCTGAAGCGGTTGAAGTCGCTATTAAGAGCGGCGGCAAAGTCAAATATAGTCTGGGCAGTGTGTTAAACCATGTTTGCATGCACCAGACCATTATTGGCGAAGAAGCCATTTTGCAGATGGACAGTGTCGGCGACTACCCGGACGTCGTGATTGGCTGCTGCGGCGGCGGCTCTAACTTTGCCGGAATCGCCTTCCCCTTCATCAGAAACCGAATTCAAAAAGGATTGAATACGCGCTTTCTGGCGGTGGAACCTACGGCATGTCCGACCTTGACGCGTGGACCTTATGCCTACGATTACGGCGATACAGGACAGCTCACGCCGCTGATGAAGCAGTACACCTTGGGGCATAATTTTGTCCCGCCCGGCATTCACGCCGGTGGATTGCGTTATCACGGTGTGGCGCAGACTGTAGCGCATTTGAAGAAAGACGGCTTCGTGGAAGCCCGTGCCCTCTACCAAAATCCTTGTTTCAAAGCAAGCATGCTTTTTGCCAAGTGCGAAGGTATTCTCCCGGCTCCTGAATCGGGTCATGCTATTTTCGCAGCAGTGGATGAAGC
This DNA window, taken from Candidatus Hydrogenedentota bacterium, encodes the following:
- a CDS encoding TrpB-like pyridoxal phosphate-dependent enzyme → MREYAILLDAKKMPDAWYNVLPDLPTPAAPVLHPVTQQPVSPDDLAPIFPLGLIEQEMSPQRHISIPGEVMDRYLMYRPTPLRRAYRLEEALDTPAKIYYKNESVTPSVSHKINTSIPQAYYNLVEGVQSLSTETGAGQWGTALSIACSMFDMECKVYMVRVSFEQKPYRKGFMESFGATVISSPSDTTEIGKKIRAHNPDTTGSLGMAISEAVEVAIKSGGKVKYSLGSVLNHVCMHQTIIGEEAILQMDSVGDYPDVVIGCCGGGSNFAGIAFPFIRNRIQKGLNTRFLAVEPTACPTLTRGPYAYDYGDTGQLTPLMKQYTLGHNFVPPGIHAGGLRYHGVAQTVAHLKKDGFVEARALYQNPCFKASMLFAKCEGILPAPESGHAIFAAVDEAMRCKESGEAKTILFNLSGHGHFDIAAYESYLRGELEDYDLDEEILERGRQSIPDVKEDF
- a CDS encoding bacteriocin family protein, with amino-acid sequence MTNSLKRFSAPISDSVWDEIDDNAADILRSRLSARTVVDFNGPLGWDVDSIGLGRTNIVDNGGSDKPSWGTRQSLPLVELRQPFILSLSELENLERGAKDVDLDALEAAAKAMAAFEENIVYKGLAQAGIEGMLSGADTEAIVTEAQPAAMVDAVAAAITQLRENNIGGPYALVGGSKAFDILSRIIQGGGTVYRIVEQMTGSTPEWSPVIDGAAVVSLRGGDYELTVGQDLSVGYTGHDSDNISLYLVETLTFRVLEPRATVEIKFK
- a CDS encoding O-acetyl-ADP-ribose deacetylase; this encodes MSVPFNNTRIEVRKGDLTKESVDAIVNAANKTLLGGGGVDGAINRAGGLAILEACRKLKGCSTGDAKITTGGTLSAKYVIHTVGPIYEDGKHDEALLLASCYRRSLEVALEYNVKSIAFPAISCGVYGYPHKDAALIAMHAVRDFLDKHEGINLIRFILFSQDLYTLFDDALKEVFKESF
- a CDS encoding CoA-binding protein, which translates into the protein MSIIVIVGASKNRKKFGNKAVRAFLQGGWTVYPVNPTEAEIEGVKSYSSIDDVPEPVDRVTLYVAPEVGIKLLEQIAAKKPTEFFLNPGSESPALIEAAEKLGLEPILACSVVNIGLRPEMFSDE
- a CDS encoding serine/threonine-protein phosphatase, producing MHIDAAALSHIGRKKAKNEDSYGMFDNSFPGIKLFHQGMLLTVADGLGGHTGGEIASKLAVSIMTDVLKEGPVAEKDRASEREDSFFLDAISAAMKRANISIWQTNRELIKSKRPMGTTQCAAIIRPNYVYLGNVGDSRGYLFRNGSFIAQTEDHSWVDEQVKQGLMTLAAAEADRRKNLVTRCIGTHESIEVDTYQWGIKTGDQLLLCTDGLTNMVSEDLIADILSRPLTSKDKVNLLIDKANENGGKDNITAILAWINPDPGALRRMRMKAWLRKRQQKIKIAVLFILNAILFFLLGYITGYLVKG
- a CDS encoding glycine hydroxymethyltransferase, giving the protein MFSNSALHRYLHNQSVDSVDPTFLAYLANLSVVASDNPEVAAAIVQELEDQRRYLKLIASENYCSPATQLAMGNLLTDKYAEGVPFQRFYEGCDNVDYIEDLASKEACTLFGAEHAYVQPHSGADANMVAFWAILTARVEVPSLEKLGITNPAALSNEDWNKVRDAINNQRLLGMDYYSGGHLTHGYRRNLSGKMFESFSYTVNRETGWLDYDEIEAMALELRPLILLAGYSAYPRRINFKRMREIADKVNAVFMVDMAHFAGLVAGGVFQGEENPVPYAHIVTSTTHKTLRGPRSGFILCQKEFAEYVDKGCPLVLGGPLPHVLAAKAVAFREANRPEYKQYAQRVVENSRALAKALTDRNFTLATGGTDNHLLLIDVAASCGLTGAQAAAAIRACGITLNFNSLPFDANGPLITSGLRLGTAAITTLGMTPAEMEEIAALIRKILDHTKPALLKTGNNAGKPSKRMFELDQHIQQEVLDQVKQLLDRFPVYPMLNLAVLKEYFPAPEKE
- a CDS encoding alginate export family protein, with translation MLFKHAVASVVSLKQNNFWKSVFSLLIFCSVFGFVSYSAVAELTQVSVGGEIRIRGRWYMNTWEDERPLPNRIKANYLPWRPIGPSGTISQFKWDSSGRNWTRLESSVKLNVKADFTNNVSAFIELYDWYVFGESFRSNYLLGSDKRADGLDQVQLHQAYIELREIFDTPVSLRVGRQELLFGSGWLLSNMLTPSQYLFHDAVRLTYNDANFTVDAFMAKQNDSLRFFDEQINLYGLYGTYKGFEPLTMSAYWLYVHDNTDIESRELTSWGNWVNSRLGRHFGSTNLHTVGTHLFGKHAGFDYNVEVAYQFGDADHIGAMFDNGGFFNGDTGAKYDNWGMEAILGYTFTDVSWKPRLFIQGVYFQGEDNRSISFWDWMNPFYKPQASVSFNRLFSEKNYAPTINDNSLLSNFIQATAGVEVQPTEKVRLHLHVAKNWADEAFDPPKSIKVAGRRVYVAPGLSFWTDKGSDDLGWEIAAWARYEYSQDLSFLLYGNVLFPGDGLTRGSFLHFFGTQFSGGTSDDTAGYLFWMATLKF